The following coding sequences lie in one Rutidosis leptorrhynchoides isolate AG116_Rl617_1_P2 chromosome 4, CSIRO_AGI_Rlap_v1, whole genome shotgun sequence genomic window:
- the LOC139840200 gene encoding uncharacterized protein: MVNESSLSQIWGKKKLQVDYLSPESSLTQGDSDSESTSVSSSMRSYISSATSSLDQNSSNVNGESHQNETLKKSFSKRFAKFGSFISSRRRAQSNLSQSSVSVSDNSSTNVSQSSSIEVSDESSNYVQKPMPKFSRTGSLRSVKILRSKSKNRSTLKSKRTSIDKKSEISENSHLEKATFSSILKDSKFPKDLKHQPGPLEPEQVLPVAKVCPYQHCSLHGHHHHNHDPPKKRFEYLKKRASKDQKTVKTKSQPMDKSCIKKKDVKVTKKAFDQVDDSIEFYAKSRSEPLSSYGYDEVEFADLLFGVNNFQEKKNELPVSNNLDLSDVYNKNDENLDGSKIDIEKKQSLKKTNHLSMWYMTHKHMASGLEAENGDKMVEQVDEEKKMKEKDIDDATSQETEIRKMFAIKLVRDAIEKILLPEVQDDQSTTSEVISEQDLTVHSQIEYEIMSDWKEKSMAAVGPAKRETEKRAPKRWSYLKKVILLAKFVKELEKVKSFSPKKVNHLRLSPEIEPETVSLRRQTAGDKKNSDEWMLDYALQKVVGELASTQKRKVSLLVKAFETVAPAQDDPQESRSDAEVHRVGSVTKSELVEMDSIKTNPSVVFDSDLEKEKHIKMWHLIYQHVAKDIVTKLGSDLLDGDESTTDLLKFTQSDANKLVRESFLIRGWPDPTSIPMPLFTEWVDYMAWFEDWRAREETKTRLNVIIASLV; the protein is encoded by the exons ATGGTAAATGAATCATCTTTGAGTCAAATTTGGGGAAAAAAGAAACTGCAAGTGGACTACCTTTCCCCTGAATCATCTTTGACTCAG GGTGATAGTGATTCGGAATCCACTTCGGTTTCTTCATCAATGCGAAGCTATATATCGAGTGCAACATCTTCACTTGATCAAAATAGCAGTAATGTCAATGGAGAAAGTCATCAAAATGAAACactaaaaaaatcattttcaaaaagaTTTGCAAAATTTGGAAGCTTCATATCATCAAGAAGGCGTGCACAATCGAACCTCAGTCAATCTTCAGTTAGTGTTTCGGATAATAGTTCGACCAACGTCTCACAGTCTTCATCAATTGAAGTATCAGATGAATCATCTAATTATGTTCAG AAACCTATGCCAAAATTCTCAAGGACAGGTAGTCTGAGATCAGTCAAGATCCTTAGGAGCAAAAGCAAGAACCGGTCAACTCTCAAATCCAAAAGGACTTCAATCGACAAAAAATCAGAAATTTCAGAAAATTCCCATTTGGAAAAAGCCACTTTTTCGTCAATTCTCAAAGACTCAAAGTTCCCTAAAGACCTTAAACATCAACCCGGACCATTAGAACCCGAACAAGTACTCCCGGTAGCGAAAGTTTGTCCATACCAACATTGTTCTCtacatggtcatcatcatcataatcatgatcCACCAAAAAAGCGATTCGAATATCTTAAAAAACGCGCTTCAAAGGACCAAAAGACCGTGAAGACCAAAAGTCAACCCATGGATAAAAGTTGTATCAAGAAAAAAGATGTCAAAGTAACAAAAAAGGCTTTTGATCAAGTTGACGACTCTATAGAATTCTATGCTAAATCAAGATCAGAACCTCTTTCGAGCTATGGTTATGATGAGGTTGAGTTTGCTGATCTCTTATTTGGAGTCAACAACTTTCAAGAAAAAAAGAATGAGTTACCCGTTTCAAATAATCTAGATTTAAGTGATGTATACAACAAGAACGATGAAAATTTAGATGGGTCGAAGATTGATATTGAAAAGAAGCAATCTTTGAAGAAAACGAACCATCTTAGCATGTGGTATATGACCCATAAGCATATGGCATCTGGTCTTGAAGCAGAAAATGGAGATAAAATGGTTGAACAAGTAGATGAGGagaagaaaatgaaagaaaaag ATATTGATGATGCTACGAGTCAAGAAACTGAAATCCGAAAAATGTTTGCAATTAAACTCGTACGAGATGCTATCGAGAAGATTCTTCTTCCCGAAGTTCAAGATGATCAGTCTACTACGAGCGAAGTTATATCCGAACAAGATCTAACAGTACATAGTCAAATCGAATATGAAATTATGAGTGATTGGAAAGAGAAATCTATGGCCGCAGTGGGGCCCGCGAAAAGAGAAACGGAAAAACGAGCTCCAAAGAGGTGGAGCTACTTAAAGAAAGTTATTCTGTTGGCAAAGTTTGTCAAAGAACTAGAGAAAGTTAAGAGCTTTAGTCCGAAAAAGGTTAATCACCTTCGGTTGTCGCCGGAAATTGAACCGGAAACGGTTTCTCTTCGGCGACAAACGGCCGGTGACAAGAAAAATTCCGACGAATGGATGCTTGATTATGCTCTTCAAAAGGTTGTTGGTGAGCTTGCATCAACTCAAAAAAGGAAAGTTTCTTTGCTCGTAAAAGCATTCGAAACTGTGGCCCCTGCTCAAGATGATCCACAAGAATCAAGATCGGACGCTGAAGTTCATAGGGTCGGTTCTGTAACAAAAAGTGAACTCGTAGAGATGGATTCTATAAAGACAAATCCTAGTGTTGTGTTTGATTCTGATTTGGAGAAAGAAAAACATATAAAAATGTGGCATTTGATATATCAACATGTAGCAAAAGATATCGTTACGAAACTTGGATCCGATTTACTTGATGGAGACGAATCAACAACCGATTTACTTAAATTCACCCAAAGTGATGCAAATAAGCTTGTTCGTGAATCTTTCTTGATTAGAG GTTGGCCCGATCCTACATCAATTCCTATGCCTTTATTTACCGAGTGGGTTGATTATATGGCGTGGTTCGAGGATTGGAGAGCACGTGAAGAAACGAAGACTAGATTGAACGTGATCATTGCTTCTTTGGTGTAA